Proteins from one Bacteroides mediterraneensis genomic window:
- a CDS encoding DUF6340 family protein, producing the protein MKKYMWAGIILAATMLVSCGGLQTFTFDQLHPAEVTFPEQVRTIAVVNHAPSIPSPKKNLLTLGKLEGDGKVLAETLAGGLADSRYFNQVIISDSVLTQERTGGELIPQAVVDSLTQVLGADMILSVDQIQLLTAKKEIYYPGFVPLAAFDLKIRPVVRAYVPSRLMPVMTLAKVDSLLWDFTPALSDYNVVNEASNHAAYTLVNQLVPHWGNADRIYFDGGNPDMRDAAVSLREGDWQEAGRIWTNLYNSLKKGKMKSRAAFNMALACEVQGQMEDANSWIEKARKSASPGSEEERAATFYAAILQDRTKDFLKLNLQMRRFGNNFN; encoded by the coding sequence ATGAAGAAATATATGTGGGCCGGAATTATTCTGGCAGCAACGATGCTTGTTTCGTGTGGAGGCTTGCAGACATTTACTTTTGACCAGCTTCACCCGGCTGAAGTCACTTTCCCGGAACAGGTGCGTACCATAGCGGTAGTGAATCATGCTCCTTCCATTCCTTCGCCTAAAAAGAATTTGCTTACTTTGGGAAAACTTGAGGGAGATGGAAAAGTGCTGGCAGAAACCTTGGCAGGAGGATTGGCCGACAGCCGGTATTTTAATCAGGTGATTATTTCCGACTCTGTACTTACGCAGGAAAGAACCGGAGGAGAACTGATTCCTCAGGCAGTGGTAGACAGTTTGACTCAAGTGTTAGGGGCCGACATGATTCTTTCGGTAGATCAGATACAGTTGCTGACTGCTAAGAAAGAAATTTATTATCCAGGGTTTGTTCCCTTGGCCGCTTTCGATTTGAAAATCCGTCCTGTAGTGCGTGCGTATGTGCCTTCACGTCTGATGCCGGTAATGACACTGGCCAAGGTGGATAGCTTGTTGTGGGATTTTACACCTGCATTGTCGGATTATAATGTGGTGAATGAAGCTTCCAATCACGCGGCCTACACGCTGGTCAACCAGCTGGTGCCTCATTGGGGAAATGCCGACAGGATTTACTTCGACGGAGGAAACCCGGACATGCGTGATGCGGCTGTATCTTTGCGTGAAGGTGACTGGCAGGAGGCCGGCCGGATTTGGACAAATCTGTATAATTCGCTGAAGAAAGGAAAAATGAAATCGCGTGCTGCCTTTAATATGGCTTTGGCCTGCGAGGTACAGGGGCAGATGGAAGACGCCAATTCGTGGATTGAGAAGGCCCGGAAAAGCGCTTCTCCAGGATCTGAGGAAGAGCGCGCTGCTACCTTCTATGCTGCCATTTTACAGGACCGCACGAAAGATTTTCTGAAATTAAACCTGCAAATGCGGCGTTTTGGCAACAATTTCAACTAA
- a CDS encoding MBL fold metallo-hydrolase, whose translation MGERITFRRNEGLRSIHPQWRGNPTVNGKFFNRQHRWKPGMGSVLKWRFSPNPQRKEKRTIKWNPKVHYLTSLDKVVGNSLIWLGHNSFFLQLGGKRLMIDPVYGNIPFVRRRSQFPADPSIFREIDYLLISHDHFDHLDKPSVARLVADNPQIKLFCGLNTGALIKSWFPELEVIEAAWYEQYTDGDLCLTFLPAQHWSKRGVSDGGERLWGSFMIQGGGITIYNSGDTGYARHFEEIARFFPHIDYCMIGIGAYKPRWFMKPNHISPYDALTASADMHARVTIPMHYGTFDLSDEPLFDPPHVFAAEARKRGMPVIIPELGEVVKLQPLR comes from the coding sequence ATGGGAGAGCGAATCACATTCCGCCGTAACGAGGGGTTGCGGAGCATACATCCCCAGTGGAGAGGGAATCCGACAGTCAATGGGAAATTTTTCAATCGCCAGCATCGTTGGAAACCCGGTATGGGGAGTGTGTTGAAATGGCGTTTCTCTCCCAATCCCCAGCGGAAGGAAAAGCGGACCATCAAATGGAATCCAAAAGTCCATTATCTCACTTCTTTGGATAAAGTGGTGGGGAATTCTTTAATCTGGCTGGGGCATAACTCCTTCTTCCTGCAGCTGGGCGGAAAACGCCTGATGATTGACCCTGTATATGGGAACATTCCGTTTGTCAGGCGTCGTAGTCAGTTTCCGGCAGACCCTTCTATTTTTCGTGAGATTGATTACCTGTTGATTAGTCATGACCATTTCGACCATCTGGACAAGCCCAGCGTAGCCCGTCTGGTGGCCGACAATCCCCAAATCAAATTATTCTGCGGACTGAATACGGGGGCACTCATAAAGAGTTGGTTCCCGGAGTTGGAGGTGATAGAGGCTGCCTGGTATGAACAATATACCGATGGCGACTTGTGCCTCACGTTTCTGCCCGCCCAGCATTGGAGCAAGCGGGGAGTGAGCGATGGGGGAGAGCGCCTGTGGGGATCCTTTATGATTCAGGGAGGCGGCATTACCATCTATAATAGCGGGGATACCGGATATGCCCGTCATTTTGAAGAAATAGCACGGTTCTTTCCGCATATCGACTATTGCATGATTGGAATAGGGGCTTATAAACCTCGCTGGTTTATGAAGCCGAACCATATTTCTCCGTATGATGCCTTGACGGCCTCGGCAGACATGCATGCACGGGTCACGATTCCCATGCACTATGGCACGTTCGACCTCTCAGATGAACCGTTGTTCGATCCGCCTCATGTGTTTGCGGCAGAAGCCAGAAAGCGGGGGATGCCTGTCATCATTCCCGAACTGGGAGAGGTCGTGAAGCTGCAACCTCTTCGCTGA
- a CDS encoding RNA polymerase sigma factor, with translation MSKETLTSTFTDLRKNFLRLAMRFLPNREDADDALQEAFFRLWKHADRIDSREEAEALTVATVKNLCIDVLRKKEHLPTVELDEHRDESVTDSADEILEKEERFRAVERIIAQRLTPLQQQILRMKEYEGRKYNEIADILGMQEPAVRMQLSRARKEIRECYLKQMER, from the coding sequence ATGAGCAAAGAGACACTGACATCGACCTTCACTGATTTGAGAAAGAATTTTCTCAGGTTGGCAATGCGTTTTCTTCCCAATAGAGAGGATGCCGATGACGCATTGCAGGAGGCTTTCTTCCGCTTGTGGAAACATGCAGACCGGATTGACTCGCGCGAAGAGGCAGAAGCTCTTACGGTTGCTACGGTGAAGAACCTGTGCATTGATGTCCTGCGTAAAAAGGAGCATCTGCCTACGGTGGAACTGGACGAACACCGGGACGAATCTGTTACCGATTCGGCTGACGAGATTCTGGAGAAAGAAGAACGTTTCCGTGCAGTGGAGCGTATCATTGCACAGAGGCTGACACCGCTTCAGCAACAGATTTTGCGGATGAAAGAGTATGAAGGGAGAAAATACAATGAAATAGCCGATATACTGGGTATGCAAGAACCGGCAGTACGTATGCAACTGTCGAGGGCGAGAAAGGAAATCAGAGAATGTTATTTAAAACAGATGGAACGATGA